In Polaribacter sp. Hel_I_88, the following proteins share a genomic window:
- a CDS encoding penicillin-binding protein 1A produces METKATTSFKKYIIWFWAIVLGGLLFFVGLFFAGSVGGLGALPTFEELENPQTNLATEVISADGVTIGKYATENRTPIKFSELPDNLVSALVATEDERFYEHSGIDYRGTARAVIKPGSGGASTITQQLAKMLFTGERSTNKLERVLQKVKEWVVATKLEKQYTKQEIIAMYLNKYDFLNQAVGIRSAARIYFGKEPKELEIQESAMLVGMLKNSSYFNPLRREELVKQRRNVVLLQMTKNNYITESEKINLQQLPLDLNYTPESHDEGYATYFRTHLQKVMRKWVQNNPKPNGEEYNIFSDGLKIYVTIDSRMQKYAEEAVSEHMANLQSYFFKEQENNRTAPFYDIDKELTEGILDRAKKNSERYKRLKIAGKSSKEIDKIFKTKTKMKVFSWKGDKDTIMSPNDSIKYYKHFLRSGLLSIEPQTGHIKAWVGGINNKHFKYDAVAQQKRQVGSTFKPFVYATAINQLRRSPCDMLPNTPYTIPVGKYGIPEPWTPENSNQEYGGMLTLKDGLAGSVNTMSARLIDEVGPENVVRLAKAAGIETEIQANPSIALGAVDLSLYEMVSAYSTFANKGLRVKPMIITRIEDKNGTVLKDFVPKTQEVLSEESAYVILNLLEGVTKSGSGIRLRSNWTSGGGAVTGFPYKFENAIAGKTGTTQNQSDGWFMGIVPNLATGVWTGGEDRATHFAGIAKGQGATMALPTWALFMQKCYEDKSLNISKEDFEKPENLSININCDEKPEDTNIGTSLDTDF; encoded by the coding sequence ATGGAAACAAAAGCAACAACAAGTTTTAAGAAATATATCATTTGGTTCTGGGCAATCGTTTTAGGAGGATTGTTATTTTTTGTAGGATTATTTTTTGCGGGTTCAGTAGGTGGTTTAGGAGCTTTACCAACTTTTGAAGAATTAGAAAATCCACAGACCAATTTAGCTACCGAAGTTATTTCTGCAGATGGTGTTACTATTGGTAAATATGCAACAGAAAATAGAACTCCAATTAAATTTAGTGAGTTGCCAGACAATTTGGTAAGTGCATTGGTAGCAACAGAAGACGAGCGTTTTTACGAACATTCTGGCATCGATTATAGAGGAACAGCTAGAGCTGTTATTAAACCTGGAAGTGGAGGTGCAAGTACAATAACTCAACAGTTAGCTAAAATGTTATTTACAGGAGAACGTTCTACTAATAAACTGGAAAGAGTTCTGCAAAAGGTAAAAGAATGGGTAGTAGCCACTAAATTAGAAAAGCAATATACAAAGCAAGAAATTATTGCCATGTATTTAAATAAATACGATTTTTTGAATCAAGCAGTGGGTATTCGTTCTGCAGCAAGAATTTATTTTGGGAAAGAACCTAAAGAATTAGAAATTCAAGAATCTGCAATGTTGGTTGGGATGTTAAAAAACTCTTCTTATTTTAATCCTTTAAGAAGAGAAGAATTGGTAAAACAAAGAAGAAATGTTGTTTTACTACAAATGACAAAAAACAACTACATTACTGAAAGTGAAAAAATTAATTTACAACAATTACCTTTAGATCTTAATTATACACCAGAAAGTCATGATGAAGGGTATGCTACGTATTTTAGAACACACTTGCAAAAAGTAATGCGTAAATGGGTGCAAAATAATCCAAAACCAAATGGTGAAGAGTACAATATATTTAGTGATGGTTTAAAAATATATGTAACAATAGATTCTAGAATGCAAAAATATGCAGAGGAAGCTGTTTCAGAACACATGGCAAACTTACAATCTTACTTTTTTAAAGAGCAAGAAAATAATAGAACTGCTCCTTTTTATGATATTGATAAAGAACTTACAGAAGGTATTTTAGACAGAGCAAAAAAGAATTCAGAGCGCTATAAACGTTTAAAAATTGCAGGTAAATCTTCCAAAGAAATAGATAAAATTTTTAAGACGAAAACTAAAATGAAAGTCTTTTCTTGGAAAGGAGATAAAGACACTATTATGTCTCCAAACGATTCTATTAAATATTATAAACATTTTTTACGTTCAGGATTGTTATCCATAGAACCACAAACAGGCCATATAAAAGCTTGGGTAGGTGGTATTAATAACAAACATTTTAAATATGATGCTGTTGCACAACAAAAAAGACAAGTAGGTTCTACTTTTAAACCCTTTGTGTATGCAACTGCCATTAATCAGTTAAGACGTTCGCCTTGTGATATGTTACCAAACACACCGTATACAATTCCAGTTGGCAAATATGGCATTCCAGAACCTTGGACTCCAGAAAATTCAAATCAAGAATATGGAGGAATGTTAACCTTAAAAGATGGTTTAGCTGGTTCTGTAAATACAATGTCTGCTAGATTAATTGATGAAGTTGGTCCAGAAAATGTGGTTCGTTTGGCAAAAGCAGCAGGAATTGAAACCGAGATTCAAGCAAACCCATCCATAGCACTTGGTGCAGTAGATTTATCTTTGTATGAAATGGTAAGTGCTTACAGTACGTTTGCTAATAAAGGTTTGCGCGTAAAACCAATGATTATAACAAGAATTGAAGATAAAAACGGAACTGTTTTAAAAGATTTTGTACCAAAAACACAAGAAGTTTTAAGTGAAGAATCTGCCTATGTGATTTTAAATTTATTAGAAGGTGTTACAAAATCGGGTTCAGGAATTCGTTTGCGTTCAAATTGGACATCGGGTGGAGGAGCTGTAACAGGTTTCCCTTATAAGTTTGAAAATGCCATTGCTGGTAAAACAGGAACAACACAAAACCAATCTGATGGTTGGTTTATGGGGATTGTACCCAATTTAGCAACAGGAGTTTGGACTGGTGGAGAAGACAGAGCAACACATTTTGCAGGAATTGCAAAGGGACAAGGAGCAACTATGGCTTTACCAACTTGGGCATTATTTATGCAAAAATGTTATGAAGATAAATCTTTAAATATTAGTAAAGAAGATTTTGAAAAACCAGAAAATTTATCAATCAACATAAATTGTGATGAAAAACCAGAGGATACAAATATTGGAACCTCTTTAGACACCGATTTTTAA
- a CDS encoding DUF4837 family protein, translating into MKKLLSILTIAFLLASCVGNDKKILRTSIGKINKVMVVVKMSDWTGDIGQEIRNSFGELMVGLPQPETILSVSQVAPNGFSSMMKGSRNILIITEGEQENFSVRKNIYAKPQTVVYVQAKDDAGIIKILQERKQEIRRIFLDSDITFTQNIFKDQIDKNANYKTLENLGLSLLIPDKFKTVDDTGEFLWLRNHLTSGIAKSGSNNILVYSVPLVDESQVSDSIVAVRNSIGKKYIPGSDPETMHMITEEAYTPFTFDAIIDGKKAYETRGKWEVKNDFMAGPFLNYTVIDKKNNRLVIVEGFTYAPSVNKRAFLFELEAIAKTLKIE; encoded by the coding sequence ATGAAAAAATTACTTTCAATACTAACGATTGCATTTTTATTAGCCTCTTGTGTAGGAAATGATAAAAAGATTTTAAGAACGTCTATTGGTAAAATCAATAAAGTAATGGTCGTTGTAAAAATGAGCGATTGGACAGGAGATATTGGCCAAGAAATTAGAAATTCTTTTGGGGAATTAATGGTAGGATTGCCTCAGCCAGAAACAATTTTATCGGTTTCGCAAGTGGCTCCAAATGGCTTTAGTTCTATGATGAAAGGAAGTAGAAATATTTTAATTATTACTGAAGGAGAACAAGAAAACTTTTCGGTTAGAAAAAATATTTATGCCAAACCACAAACAGTTGTGTATGTGCAAGCCAAAGATGATGCAGGTATTATAAAGATTCTTCAAGAACGCAAACAAGAAATTAGAAGAATCTTTTTAGATTCAGATATTACTTTTACTCAAAATATTTTTAAAGATCAAATAGATAAAAACGCAAACTACAAAACGTTAGAAAATTTAGGACTTTCACTTTTAATTCCAGATAAATTTAAAACAGTTGATGATACAGGAGAATTTTTATGGTTACGTAATCATTTAACGAGTGGCATAGCTAAATCTGGTAGTAATAATATTTTAGTATATTCTGTTCCTTTGGTAGATGAAAGTCAAGTTTCAGACAGCATTGTTGCTGTTAGAAATAGTATTGGTAAAAAATATATTCCTGGTTCTGACCCAGAAACCATGCACATGATTACTGAAGAAGCGTATACTCCTTTTACTTTTGATGCCATTATTGATGGTAAAAAAGCCTATGAAACCAGAGGAAAATGGGAAGTTAAAAACGATTTTATGGCGGGTCCTTTTTTAAACTACACAGTTATCGACAAAAAAAATAACAGATTGGTAATCGTAGAAGGTTTTACGTATGCACCTTCTGTAAATAAAAGAGCTTTTCTTTTTGAGTTAGAAGCTATTGCAAAAACTTTGAAGATTGAGTAG
- a CDS encoding PorP/SprF family type IX secretion system membrane protein yields MKKILLTFLVFLGLQTQAQDVLFSQNFLVPETINTSFTGAIRATKIGSIHRSQWRNAAFKTNSSFMYFDTWFEGFKTGLGVSFLNQTETASSYSFNQINLNYAMAFQLSDTWFFRPSISAGFGMKNYGFQNILLEDQINLNNNIINTSSLDPLLLATQRNFFDFSSSILFNNDDSWIGLTVKHLNKPNISLTENGNIPLDIFWSVHTKYYLPFLEGTRTWFASKSKFYVLGNFMMQGDVNRFDIGFQYIFEDQFSLGITAATSPIKTDDNSPLINSVSTFAGIRWQGFRFGYSYDFNTTELINTGGIHEFSVAYDFSLNIRALNRYKCVSYF; encoded by the coding sequence ATGAAGAAAATCCTCCTTACATTTCTCGTTTTTTTGGGGTTGCAAACGCAAGCACAAGATGTCCTTTTTTCGCAAAACTTTTTAGTACCAGAAACTATAAACACTTCTTTTACAGGAGCAATAAGAGCAACAAAAATTGGTTCCATACACAGATCTCAATGGAGAAATGCAGCTTTTAAAACAAATTCTAGTTTTATGTATTTTGATACTTGGTTTGAAGGTTTTAAAACAGGCTTAGGTGTTTCTTTTTTAAACCAAACAGAAACTGCATCTAGTTACAGTTTTAATCAAATAAACTTAAATTATGCTATGGCTTTTCAGCTGAGTGATACTTGGTTTTTTAGACCTAGTATTTCTGCTGGTTTTGGAATGAAGAATTACGGATTCCAAAATATTTTATTAGAAGATCAAATAAACCTAAACAATAACATCATCAATACAAGTTCTTTAGATCCTCTTTTATTAGCTACTCAAAGAAATTTTTTCGATTTTAGTTCTTCTATTCTTTTTAATAATGATGATTCCTGGATTGGGTTAACCGTAAAACATTTAAACAAACCCAATATTTCTTTAACCGAAAATGGCAATATTCCTTTGGATATTTTCTGGTCTGTACACACTAAATATTACCTTCCTTTTTTAGAGGGAACAAGAACTTGGTTTGCTAGTAAAAGCAAGTTTTATGTACTGGGTAATTTTATGATGCAAGGAGATGTAAACAGATTTGATATTGGCTTTCAATACATTTTTGAAGATCAATTTTCCTTGGGAATTACTGCTGCTACATCACCCATAAAAACCGATGATAATAGTCCACTCATAAACTCTGTAAGCACATTTGCAGGAATTAGATGGCAAGGTTTTAGATTTGGGTATTCTTACGATTTTAACACAACAGAACTCATTAATACAGGAGGAATTCACGAATTCTCAGTAGCCTACGATTTTAGCCTAAATATTAGAGCTTTAAATAGATATAAATGTGTTTCTTATTTTTAG
- a CDS encoding 3-oxoacid CoA-transferase subunit B, whose translation MALDKNGIAKRIAQEVQNGFYVNLGIGIPTLVANYVRDDIEVEFQSENGVLGMGPFPFDGEEDADIINAGKQTITTMPGASFFDSSMSFAMIRGKHVHLTILGAMEVSQNGDIANWKIPGKMVKGMGGAMDLVASAENIIVAMMHTNKRGESKILKQCSLPLTGVGCVTKVVTNLAVLEVKDNAFHLLERAPGVSVEEIQNATEGTLIVNGEIPEMILS comes from the coding sequence ATGGCTTTAGATAAAAACGGAATCGCAAAAAGAATTGCACAAGAAGTTCAAAATGGATTTTATGTAAATCTAGGAATAGGTATTCCAACTTTGGTGGCAAATTATGTAAGAGATGACATAGAAGTTGAGTTTCAATCTGAAAATGGCGTTTTAGGAATGGGCCCTTTTCCTTTTGATGGCGAAGAAGATGCAGATATTATAAATGCTGGTAAACAGACTATTACAACAATGCCTGGAGCAAGCTTTTTTGATTCTTCTATGAGTTTTGCCATGATTCGTGGTAAACACGTTCACTTAACTATTTTAGGAGCTATGGAAGTTTCTCAAAATGGCGATATTGCCAACTGGAAAATTCCAGGTAAAATGGTAAAAGGAATGGGTGGAGCAATGGATTTAGTAGCATCTGCAGAAAATATAATTGTGGCTATGATGCACACTAATAAAAGAGGCGAATCTAAAATTTTAAAACAATGTTCTTTGCCTTTAACAGGAGTAGGTTGTGTTACAAAAGTAGTTACCAATTTAGCAGTTTTAGAGGTAAAAGATAACGCGTTTCATTTGTTAGAAAGAGCACCAGGAGTTTCTGTTGAGGAAATTCAAAATGCTACTGAAGGAACTTTGATCGTAAATGGAGAAATTCCTGAAATGATCCTATCCTAA
- a CDS encoding gliding motility lipoprotein GldH, translating into MEKALKKNKHLFFLIAVLFFVSCNDKITFTAYESIPNGNWEAHQNVSFEFDIKDTISPKNLFINIRNNKEYAYSNLYVITSLNFPNGDKIIDTLQYEMADNAGNYLGKGFTDIKENKLFYKEEKVFPKSGKYIFNIQHAMRKNGEVKAMPILEGVQDVGFSIEKVE; encoded by the coding sequence ATGGAGAAAGCCCTCAAGAAAAATAAGCATTTATTTTTTTTAATTGCAGTGCTGTTTTTTGTGTCTTGTAATGATAAAATCACTTTTACAGCATACGAATCAATACCAAATGGAAATTGGGAAGCGCATCAAAATGTTTCTTTTGAGTTTGATATAAAAGATACTATTTCACCAAAAAATCTGTTTATCAATATTAGAAATAATAAAGAATACGCATACAGTAATTTATATGTAATTACATCCTTAAATTTCCCTAATGGAGATAAAATTATAGATACGCTGCAATATGAAATGGCAGATAATGCTGGTAATTATCTAGGAAAAGGTTTTACAGACATCAAAGAGAATAAGTTATTTTATAAAGAAGAAAAGGTTTTTCCAAAATCAGGAAAGTATATTTTTAACATACAACATGCAATGCGTAAAAATGGCGAAGTAAAAGCAATGCCAATTTTAGAAGGAGTGCAAGATGTTGGTTTTAGTATCGAAAAAGTAGAGTAA
- a CDS encoding lytic transglycosylase domain-containing protein has translation MKQILSVLVVSISLFSYAQKDSVPIKKKDAEVIATDSIIKSPKDLFFSDDDLRVIDSLLVDQKFNSALLDTLEYVINDKDIAGNFKQAVTSDLLKIRLAALNEKTPFNLAYNPALEKVINSYLLYRSKYYPALMAKAKYYFPMFEQYLDQYDIPLEMKYLAIVESALKPRAKSWVGAAGLWQFMYGTGKQFDLKVSSYVDERHDPVKATIAACKYLSQLFTIFGDWDLALAAYNSGPGNVSKAIKRSGGFTNYWNIRPYLPTETAGYVPAFYATMYIFEYANEHNIYSDLPKMFDFQTDTIRVKRTITFDQISETIGVDQEVLTDLNPAYKLDIIPFIKERNYALRLPSNKITEFLDKEAELYALADADDAKREKPLPKYFEMDKRIRYKVKGGDYLGKIADKFGVRVSDIKRWNGLKTSNLKIGQRLYIYPKRLQ, from the coding sequence ATGAAACAAATTTTAAGTGTTTTAGTAGTTAGTATTTCATTATTTAGTTATGCTCAAAAAGATAGTGTACCAATTAAAAAAAAGGATGCTGAAGTTATTGCAACAGATTCTATTATAAAATCGCCAAAGGATTTATTTTTTTCGGATGATGATTTAAGAGTGATTGATAGTTTGTTGGTAGATCAAAAATTCAATTCGGCATTATTAGATACGTTAGAATATGTAATTAACGATAAAGATATTGCAGGTAATTTTAAACAAGCAGTAACATCTGATTTATTAAAAATAAGATTAGCAGCTTTAAATGAAAAAACACCTTTTAATTTAGCCTATAACCCAGCTTTAGAGAAAGTAATAAATAGTTATTTATTGTATCGATCAAAATATTATCCTGCTTTAATGGCAAAAGCAAAATACTATTTTCCGATGTTTGAGCAGTATTTAGATCAATATGATATTCCTTTGGAAATGAAATATTTAGCCATTGTGGAATCGGCTTTAAAACCTAGAGCAAAATCTTGGGTTGGTGCAGCTGGTTTGTGGCAATTTATGTATGGAACAGGAAAACAGTTCGATTTAAAAGTAAGTTCTTATGTAGATGAAAGACATGATCCTGTAAAAGCAACCATTGCAGCTTGTAAATATTTAAGCCAATTATTTACCATTTTTGGTGATTGGGATTTGGCTTTGGCAGCTTATAATTCTGGACCAGGAAACGTTTCAAAAGCCATAAAACGTTCAGGAGGTTTTACCAATTATTGGAATATAAGACCTTATTTACCTACAGAAACAGCTGGTTATGTGCCTGCTTTTTATGCAACAATGTATATTTTTGAATATGCAAATGAGCACAATATTTATTCAGACCTCCCTAAAATGTTCGATTTTCAAACAGATACAATTCGTGTAAAAAGAACTATTACCTTCGATCAAATTTCAGAAACTATTGGCGTAGATCAAGAGGTTTTAACGGATTTAAATCCAGCTTATAAATTAGATATTATTCCTTTTATAAAAGAAAGAAATTATGCTTTAAGATTGCCAAGTAATAAAATTACAGAATTTTTAGACAAAGAAGCTGAATTATATGCTTTAGCTGATGCAGATGATGCCAAAAGAGAAAAACCGCTACCTAAATATTTTGAAATGGATAAACGAATTCGTTACAAAGTTAAAGGTGGTGATTATCTTGGTAAAATTGCTGATAAATTTGGAGTGAGAGTTAGCGATATTAAACGTTGGAATGGCTTGAAAACAAGTAATTTGAAAATAGGGCAAAGACTGTACATTTACCCAAAAAGATTGCAATAA
- the ricT gene encoding regulatory iron-sulfur-containing complex subunit RicT, translating into MACGSCGTTENGVPKGCKSNGNCGSGTCGSGSEKLAVFDWLSNMSLPSGQERFNIFEVRFKNGRKHFFKNVDNLPLIMGDIIAVEGSPGHDIGTISLAGELVKVQMKKRKITEDHEDVKKIYRKANQRDIDIWQAARAKEEETQRKGREILGKLGLQMKLSDVEYQGDGNKATFYYTADSRVDFRQLIRDLAGAFSIRVEMKQVGARQEAARLGGVGSCGRELCCSTWLTDFRKVSTSAARYQQLSLNPLKLAGQCGKLKCCLNFELDTYLDALKAFPKQDVVLKTEKGDAVFVKMDIFKKHLWYTYKEERFKWFQLTLDQVQEIIELNKNNEKSIPLEEYESEIEIPQKVDFEDAVGQDSLTRFDTPKNSKRRNNRNKRNKKTAVATANSSKENTQSQPQKRRPKRNPNQKPKAEGNVNKPKANNKPKRKPRPKTDRKPNKPKNSNEPNQPKAEGSKPNKPRRNNKNRNNNKPKNGESPQEK; encoded by the coding sequence ATGGCATGTGGAAGTTGTGGTACAACAGAAAATGGCGTACCAAAAGGTTGTAAAAGTAATGGTAACTGTGGATCAGGAACCTGTGGAAGTGGAAGCGAAAAACTAGCTGTTTTCGATTGGCTTTCTAATATGAGTTTACCAAGTGGACAAGAGAGATTCAATATTTTTGAAGTACGTTTTAAAAACGGAAGAAAACATTTTTTTAAAAATGTAGATAATTTACCCTTAATAATGGGCGATATTATTGCTGTAGAAGGTTCTCCTGGGCATGATATTGGTACAATTTCTTTAGCAGGAGAATTGGTAAAAGTGCAAATGAAAAAACGCAAAATTACCGAAGATCATGAGGATGTAAAGAAAATTTACAGAAAAGCAAACCAAAGAGATATCGATATTTGGCAAGCTGCCAGAGCCAAAGAAGAAGAAACTCAGAGAAAAGGAAGAGAAATTTTAGGCAAATTAGGCTTGCAAATGAAACTCTCTGATGTGGAATATCAAGGAGATGGAAATAAAGCCACTTTTTATTACACAGCAGATTCTAGAGTAGATTTTAGACAGTTAATTAGAGATTTAGCAGGTGCTTTTTCAATTCGTGTAGAAATGAAACAAGTAGGTGCTAGGCAAGAAGCTGCAAGATTAGGTGGAGTTGGTTCTTGTGGAAGAGAATTGTGCTGTTCTACTTGGTTAACAGATTTTAGGAAAGTAAGCACATCTGCTGCTCGTTATCAACAATTATCTTTAAATCCGTTAAAGTTAGCAGGACAATGTGGCAAGCTTAAATGCTGCTTAAATTTTGAATTAGATACCTATTTAGATGCTTTAAAAGCGTTTCCAAAACAAGATGTTGTTTTAAAAACAGAAAAAGGAGATGCCGTTTTTGTAAAGATGGATATTTTTAAAAAGCATCTTTGGTACACGTATAAAGAAGAGCGTTTTAAGTGGTTTCAATTAACGTTAGATCAAGTTCAAGAAATAATCGAATTAAATAAAAATAACGAGAAATCTATTCCGTTAGAAGAATATGAATCTGAAATAGAAATTCCCCAAAAGGTAGATTTTGAAGATGCAGTTGGGCAAGATAGTTTAACACGTTTTGATACACCCAAAAATAGTAAAAGAAGAAATAATAGGAATAAAAGAAATAAAAAAACGGCTGTAGCTACTGCTAACTCTTCAAAAGAAAATACACAAAGCCAACCACAAAAAAGAAGACCGAAAAGGAATCCGAATCAGAAACCAAAAGCAGAAGGTAATGTAAATAAGCCAAAAGCAAATAATAAACCAAAAAGAAAACCGAGACCAAAAACTGATAGGAAACCAAATAAACCAAAAAATTCAAATGAACCAAATCAGCCAAAAGCTGAAGGCTCAAAACCAAATAAACCCAGAAGAAATAATAAAAACAGAAATAATAACAAGCCTAAAAATGGAGAAAGCCCTCAAGAAAAATAA
- a CDS encoding CoA transferase subunit A, with amino-acid sequence MINKKVNNVQDALKGVQNGMTFMLGGFGLCGIPENAISELVKLDVRDVTCISNNAGVDDFGLGLLLQNKQIKKMISSYVGENDEFERQMLSGELEVELTPQGTLAEKCRAAQAGFPAFYTPAGFGTEVAEGKETRDFDGKMYVLEPAFKADFAFVKAWKGDAAGNLIFKGTSRNFNPNMCGAATITVVEVEELVEVGELDPNHIHIPGIFVQRIFQGKNYEKRIEQRTVRAKK; translated from the coding sequence ATGATAAATAAAAAAGTAAACAACGTTCAAGATGCTTTAAAAGGAGTTCAAAATGGGATGACTTTTATGCTAGGTGGTTTTGGTTTGTGTGGTATTCCTGAAAATGCAATTTCAGAACTGGTAAAATTAGATGTTAGAGATGTTACTTGTATATCTAACAATGCTGGTGTAGATGATTTTGGTTTAGGGTTGTTATTACAAAACAAGCAAATCAAAAAAATGATTTCTTCTTATGTTGGTGAAAACGATGAGTTTGAACGCCAAATGTTATCAGGAGAATTAGAAGTAGAATTAACGCCACAAGGAACTTTGGCAGAAAAATGTAGAGCTGCACAAGCTGGTTTTCCTGCTTTTTATACACCTGCAGGTTTTGGAACTGAAGTAGCAGAAGGTAAAGAAACAAGAGATTTTGATGGAAAAATGTATGTTTTAGAACCTGCTTTTAAAGCTGATTTTGCCTTTGTAAAAGCTTGGAAAGGTGATGCTGCAGGAAATTTAATTTTTAAAGGGACTTCAAGAAACTTTAATCCAAATATGTGTGGTGCTGCAACAATTACGGTAGTTGAAGTAGAAGAATTGGTAGAAGTTGGTGAGTTAGATCCTAATCATATTCATATTCCAGGAATTTTTGTGCAAAGAATTTTTCAAGGAAAGAATTATGAAAAGAGAATTGAACAGAGAACTGTAAGAGCGAAAAAATAA
- a CDS encoding exodeoxyribonuclease III has protein sequence MKIISYNVNGIRAALKKGFLDWLQAANPDVICIQETKAHKEQLDLSEFENAGYPYHYWFSAQKKGYSSVAIFCKEKPNHIEYGTGIESMDFEGRNLRVDFDEVSVMSLYLPSGTNAARLGYKFNYMDEFQEYINTLKQEIPNLVICGDYNICHEEIDIHNPKMKGVSGFLPEERTWIGDFINNGFIDSFRYLNQEVQQFSWWSYRANARANNKGWRLDYAMVSSPLKEKISRAYILSEAKHSDHCPIALELDF, from the coding sequence ATGAAAATAATATCATACAATGTAAACGGAATTAGAGCTGCTTTAAAAAAGGGCTTTTTAGATTGGTTGCAAGCTGCAAATCCAGATGTAATTTGCATTCAAGAAACCAAAGCACACAAAGAGCAATTAGATTTATCAGAATTCGAAAACGCTGGTTATCCTTATCACTATTGGTTTTCGGCACAGAAAAAAGGCTATTCTTCAGTAGCTATTTTTTGTAAAGAAAAACCAAATCATATAGAATATGGAACAGGAATTGAATCGATGGATTTTGAAGGTAGAAATTTACGAGTAGATTTTGATGAAGTTTCTGTAATGAGTTTATACCTTCCTTCTGGCACAAATGCTGCAAGATTGGGGTATAAATTCAATTATATGGATGAATTTCAAGAGTACATCAATACTTTAAAACAAGAAATTCCGAATTTGGTTATTTGTGGCGATTACAATATTTGTCATGAAGAAATTGATATTCATAACCCAAAAATGAAAGGTGTTTCTGGGTTTTTACCAGAAGAAAGAACCTGGATTGGCGATTTTATCAATAACGGATTTATAGACAGTTTTCGATATCTAAATCAAGAGGTGCAACAATTTTCTTGGTGGAGTTACAGAGCAAATGCAAGGGCCAATAACAAAGGCTGGCGATTGGATTATGCGATGGTTTCATCACCTTTAAAAGAAAAAATTTCAAGAGCTTATATTTTATCAGAAGCAAAACATTCAGATCATTGTCCAATTGCATTAGAATTAGATTTTTAG